The stretch of DNA GGGCCTGTTTGAGGGTTTTCACGGACATGATGGACGGTTTCATCAGCAGAAACTGGGCATCATCATAATTTTTAAACAGGATCGGTCCGAAGAAATCCGGATCAAGTCCGCCTTTGTTCAGCGTCTTCTGATAATAGGACCGCTCGATTCCCATCTTATAGGTTCCATTTTCCTTAAGAAAATCCAGATAGTCCGTAACCATTTCCATAATGACTTTATCGGTTTCAACTTGCGAAAACTGGAAATTTCCATGGCTGTCCCTTTCCGTCAGGAGGCCTTCTTGAAAAAATTCCGGGATATCATTAAAGAGATCATTGTCGCGCATGTTCCATATGGTGAAAGACGTATCTTCTTTGGATCGGGCGGCCAGTCTTCGCAAGTATTCCAGCTTGTCTTCCAGCACGGGAAAATCGGTGTGGAAATCGGTATCATGGGTTTGGTTGTATTCGGCGATAATTGTGTTGAGCTTTATGATAAACATCTGGATCTCATTGATAAATTCCAGAACCCCTTCCGGTATGACGATCACGCCGTAGTTTTTTCCCACCGCCGCTCTCCTGACAATGCCGTCACAAATCACCCGTGAAAGATGTCTTAAAGTCATCCCATAGGCTTGATAATTAATCGTTCCTTCTTTTACGGCTTTTTCAATTCTTTCCTGATCGACGTAATCGGCAAGATCCTCACCAATCAGAGTGATGTTCGCATGGGTCTGCAAAGCAACCTCGAGCGCCAGGTGACTGGCAACCCTTCCCATAACCTTGCAAATGTGCCAGTATTTGACATCCGAACTGCTGTCCGTGCAAAGGTTTCCGATCTCGGTGGCGAACGCTCGGGCGGCGGTATGAAAGCCAAAGGACATGGCACACAAAACATTTCCATTGGCATCTCTGACCTGGATATCGCCGTCGATGGTTTTGGGAACCCCGATAACCTGGATGCCGTCTGCAAGCATTTCTTGCGCCAGAAATGCTGCATTGGTGTTTGAATCATCACCGCCCACGATTACAAGGGCGTCCAAACCAAGCTGTTTGCAAGTCTCCTTTGATAATGCCATTTTCTCTTTGGTATCGATTTTGGCCCGGCCGGTTTTGATCATGGTAAACCCGCCCAGATTTCTATATTTGTCCACCATGCCGCCGGTGATCTCAATGGCTTCATTCTCAATAATTCCATCAGGCCCTAAAAGGAAACCGTAGATTCTGTTCTCCGGGTTGGCCTTTTGGGCGGCATCGAAGAGCCCTGCAATAACATTGTGTCCACCGGGGGCCGGTCCTCCGGAAAAAACGATTCCGATATTGCGCTTTTTATGGAATTTTTCTTTGAAAGATTCTTCAGGTGATTGAACCCCGACAATGGTTTGCACCTTATTATCGATAATTCCCGGCAAGTGCTTTCTGGCCTCGTTATCCACCTCAAACTCAAAATGAGGATTATCTTCCAGCATCGTATAAGCATAAGAAAACACGTTGCATACCGGAGGCTGATACTCCCTGCGCTCAACAGCTTCCTGATTGATATTGCCGGTTACCTTTTGAACCGCCGGGTGCTTCAGTATTTCTCCGACACTGATGGGTTCCC from Candidatus Desulfatibia profunda encodes:
- a CDS encoding 6-phosphofructokinase yields the protein MKAREPISVGEILKHPAVQKVTGNINQEAVERREYQPPVCNVFSYAYTMLEDNPHFEFEVDNEARKHLPGIIDNKVQTIVGVQSPEESFKEKFHKKRNIGIVFSGGPAPGGHNVIAGLFDAAQKANPENRIYGFLLGPDGIIENEAIEITGGMVDKYRNLGGFTMIKTGRAKIDTKEKMALSKETCKQLGLDALVIVGGDDSNTNAAFLAQEMLADGIQVIGVPKTIDGDIQVRDANGNVLCAMSFGFHTAARAFATEIGNLCTDSSSDVKYWHICKVMGRVASHLALEVALQTHANITLIGEDLADYVDQERIEKAVKEGTINYQAYGMTLRHLSRVICDGIVRRAAVGKNYGVIVIPEGVLEFINEIQMFIIKLNTIIAEYNQTHDTDFHTDFPVLEDKLEYLRRLAARSKEDTSFTIWNMRDNDLFNDIPEFFQEGLLTERDSHGNFQFSQVETDKVIMEMVTDYLDFLKENGTYKMGIERSYYQKTLNKGGLDPDFFGPILFKNYDDAQFLLMKPSIMSVKTLKQALVKEGAISEADKIPAPIEKIFKKSVPKFSTQLHFYGYDGRGNDPTRFDCMYTYNLGLTVFSLIAKGATGQMAAIRNLEKDFAQWEPIGIPIAPLMHLEERKGKLTLVLEKSIVDIDSPAFKVAKAFRERWQAATPGDDNYRRPGPIRFTGKSEEDRPITLVLNALDSSN